In one Shewanella loihica PV-4 genomic region, the following are encoded:
- the rlmA gene encoding 23S rRNA (guanine(745)-N(1))-methyltransferase, whose translation MNYLCPICQRTLSLIDRTWCCEANHRFDCAKEGYVNLLPVQKKRSKDPGDNKEMMFARREFLNKGYYEAMSDRVNALAQEYAGEARHGLDIGCGEGYYSHRLLQAMGSAESFSLSGLDISKSALKYAAKRYPDIQFCVASSFEMPFADQSFDFMLRIYAPSQDDELRRVAKPGAILITVSAGPQHHFALKQVIYDQPRPNPEVDSQIVGFERLHSERLTQSMTISDSADIGHFLAMTPYNWKFTDAQRALLTSKPLTCELDFKLEVFRAC comes from the coding sequence ATGAATTACCTTTGTCCTATCTGTCAGCGCACGCTGTCACTCATAGATCGCACCTGGTGCTGTGAGGCAAATCATAGGTTCGACTGTGCCAAAGAGGGTTATGTCAACCTGCTGCCGGTGCAGAAGAAGCGCTCTAAAGATCCCGGCGACAACAAAGAGATGATGTTCGCCCGGCGGGAATTTCTCAACAAGGGCTACTATGAGGCGATGAGCGATAGGGTAAATGCCCTAGCGCAGGAATATGCCGGTGAGGCTCGTCATGGGCTGGATATAGGTTGCGGCGAGGGTTACTACAGCCACAGACTGCTGCAAGCCATGGGCAGCGCCGAGTCGTTTAGCCTCAGTGGCTTGGATATCTCTAAGTCGGCCCTTAAATATGCGGCCAAGCGCTATCCGGATATTCAGTTTTGTGTGGCCAGCAGTTTCGAGATGCCCTTTGCCGATCAGAGTTTCGACTTCATGTTGCGCATCTACGCCCCGTCGCAAGATGACGAGCTTAGACGCGTCGCTAAGCCGGGTGCCATTCTGATCACCGTCTCGGCGGGCCCGCAGCATCACTTTGCCCTTAAGCAGGTGATCTATGACCAGCCAAGACCAAATCCCGAGGTGGACAGCCAGATAGTGGGGTTCGAGCGTCTGCATAGCGAGCGACTGACGCAATCTATGACCATCAGCGACAGTGCGGATATCGGCCATTTTCTAGCGATGACCCCCTACAATTGGAAATTTACCGATGCGCAGCGCGCCTTGCTGACATCCAAGCCCTTGACCTGTGAACTGGATTTTAAGCTTGAGGTCTTTCGGGCCTGCTAG
- a CDS encoding cold-shock protein encodes MSQVTGVVKWFNSDKGFGFIEQESGPDVFVHFRAINSDGFKTLDEGQKVQFTVTQGQKGPQAENVTVI; translated from the coding sequence ATGTCTCAAGTTACTGGCGTTGTTAAGTGGTTCAACTCTGACAAAGGTTTTGGTTTTATCGAGCAAGAGTCTGGCCCAGACGTTTTCGTACACTTCCGTGCGATCAACTCTGACGGTTTCAAAACTCTAGACGAAGGTCAGAAAGTGCAGTTCACTGTGACTCAAGGTCAAAAAGGTCCACAAGCTGAGAACGTAACTGTTATCTAA